One segment of Perognathus longimembris pacificus isolate PPM17 chromosome 26, ASM2315922v1, whole genome shotgun sequence DNA contains the following:
- the Shisa5 gene encoding protein shisa-5 — MAVPTPVPGTLLLCLLLLPLGAHGELCLNLGGDKPIAQSCPDFCCGSCSHQYCCSDVLKKFVGNEETCGMVKASPSNPAQPLEQLGVALRLGSSYDSYDDSMPGFGATIAIGLTILVLSVVTIIVCFTCSCCCLYKMCRRPRPVVTTSTATTVVHAPYPQPPSVPPSYPGPTYQGYHPMPPQPGMPTAPYPAQYPPPYPAQPMGPPAYHETLAGGAAVPYPMNQPPYNPAYMDTPKAAP; from the exons ATGGCTGTGCCGACCCCTGTACCTGGGACCTTGTTGCTGTGTCTACTGCTGCTGCCTCTGGGTG CCCATGGTGAGCTGTGTTTGAATTTGGGTGGTGACAAGCCAATCGCACAATCTTGTCCTGATTTCTGCTGTGGTTCCTGTTCTCATCAATACTGCTGCTCTGACGTCTTGAAGAAATTCGTGGGGAATGAGGAAACGTGTGGCATGGTTAAGGCCAG TCCATCCAACCCCGCGCAGCCATTGGAGCAGCTGGGTGTAGCACTGAGGCTTGGATCCAGCTATGACAGCTACGATGACTCCATGCCAGG ATTTGGAGCGACGATCGCCATTGGCCTGACCATCTTGGTACTGTCTGTGGTCACCATTATTGTCTGCTTCACCTGCTCCTGCTGCTGTTTGTACAAGATGTGCCGCCGACCTCGTC CCGTCGTGACCACCTCTACAGCGACCACAGTAGTGCACGCTCCGTACCCCCAACCCCCAAGTGTACCCCCTAGTTATCCAGGACCCACCTACCAAGGCTACCATCCTATGCCACCCCAGCCTGGAATGCCAACAGCACCCTATCCAGCACAATATCCACCCCCCTACCCGGCCCAGCCTATGGGCCCACCAGCCTACCACGAGACATTGGCTG GAGGTGCAGCCGTGCCCTACCCTATGAACCAGCCTCCTTACAACCCAGCCTACATGGACACCCCGAAGGCAGCCCCCTGA
- the LOC125342540 gene encoding ATR-interacting protein isoform X2, with amino-acid sequence MAGRSMPGSGRRGGSSASFLGTQPENEHPPSKRARGCSPAPGPDTEDPFGEHGELTADDLEELDVLASQALSQCGAETRDMSNVYKVYRFDEMSKSTAGKNRENTPVNDNCQFEVLQTQYKELEKKLKAMEEEVLLKNGEIKILRDSLFQTELVLEEQRKAQFLLEQEKSQVLSEKEKEFSKKLQSLQSELQFKDAEMNELRTKLQSSERANKLVSPSISHVSPRKNPSVVIKPEACSPQFGRTPFPTKESFNANMSVPHQCQIEQRYKSVNRQGSILINLLLKQPLVPGSSLGLCYLLSSCSETPSGTFLQPPGLSSTLARISGLRTPGVPTGSFSPSVLREAQNLAFAGLNLIARNEDSPEDNLAEQGQRAFPLCQLPGAIYLLPLVHFFLALHCQALQDVAAARRSGVPGGSPTHAACARSSGGGEASLEDSVCNVEGLCVASLSILHHLVGHSRAVVCLLLSGMGEGNGSWVHRLSCADMDSGPRGPADPPGQHPLLKILLHLLAFSSMPAGSLQASVLSKCLKVLVKLAENASSDYLPRLQCVLPVLPPCLSPQTPLPCVLLAVELLSQIADSDTLVQQFCSHSERCLLLLLYSYITSKPDKAASETQWLQLEQEVVWLLAKLGTQTPGPPITGSDCLCGVEAVRALTVVLHRQWLTVRRAGAALRTAPQKRTVRCLRLAVLLLHSLAQKDKLFSMHCVEVLHQYDQGIPGVSALIRALPDVTDCEEAALDDLCATETDMDDMEMECA; translated from the exons ATGGCTGGCAGATCCATGCCGGggagcgggaggcggggcggatCCTCGGCCTCGTTCCTGGGCACACAGCCCGAGAACGAGCATCCTCCGAGCAAACGGGCCCGGGGCTGCTCGCCGGCCCCGGGCCCGGACACCGAAGACCCATTCGGCGAGCATGGAGAACTGACCGCCGACGATCTGGAGGAACTCGACGTCCTCgcgtcccaggccttgagtcagTGCGGGGCCGAGACCCGAGACATGTCCA atgttTATAAAGTCTACAGATTTGATGAGATGTCAAAAAGTACAgcagggaaaaacagagaaaatactcCAGTTAACGATAACTGTCAATTTGAAGTACTTCAGACACAATACAAAGAACTTGAAAAAAAG CTGAAGGCCATGGAAGAAGAAGTCCTCCTTAAGAatggagaaattaaaattttgcGGGACTCCCTCTTTCAGACAGAACTGGTTCTAGAAGAGCAGAGAAAAGCACAATTCCTTCTCGAGCAAGAGAAAAGCCAAGTActcagtgaaaaagaaaaggaattctcCAAAAAG CTCCAATCATTGCAGTCTGAACTCCAGTTTAAAGATgcagaaatgaatgaattaaGGACAAAACTTCAGAGCAGTGAACGAGCAAATAAACTggtttctccctccatttcccaCGTCAG tcctaggaaaAACCCTTCTGTGGTTATAAAGCCAGAAGCATGTTCACCACAGTTTGGAAGAACACCTTTTCCTACAAAGGAATCTTTTAATGCCAACATGTCTGTTCCTCACCAATGCCAGATAGAGCAAAGATATAAATCTGTGAACAGACAGG GTTCCATTTTAATAAACCTGCTCCTGAAGCAGCCTTTGGTTCCAGGATCCTCTTTAGGTCTTtgctacctcttgagtagctgttcAGAGACTCCTTCTGGCACCTTCCTGCAGCCACCGGGGCTTAGCAG TACTCTGGCCAGGATTTCAGGCCTCAGGACCCCAGGTGTCCCCACTGGGTCCTTTTCCCCCTCTGTCCTGAGAGAGGCTCAGAACCTGGCCTTCGCTGGATTGAATCTCATTGCCAGGAACGAAGACTCACCGGAAGACAACCTCGCCGAGCAAGGTCAAAGGGCCTTTCCGCTCTGCCAGCTTCCGGGCGCCATCTACCTCCTGCCCCTGGTGCATTTCTTCCTGGCTTTGCACTGCCAGGCATTACAGGATGTGGCTGCGGCGAGGAGAAGTGGGGTGCCCGGAGGGTCTCCCACACATGCCGCCTGTGCCCGGAGCTCGGGTGGaggagaagccagcctggaggacTCGGTGTGCAACGTGGAAGGCCTGTGTGTGGCCTCCCTTAGCATCCTCCACCATCTTGTGGGCCACAGCCGGGCCGTCGTCTGCCTGCTACTGTCAGGAATGGGGGAAGGAAACGGGAGTTGGGTTCACAGACTGAGCTGTGCAGACATGGACTCGGGCCCCAGGGGGCCGGCTGACCCCCCAGGACAGCACCCACTCTTGAAGATACTTCTGCACCTGCTGGCCTTCTCCTCCATGCCTGCAGGCTCTTTGCAAGCCAGTGTCCTGAGCAAGTGCCTCAAGGTGTTGGTGAAATTAGCTGAAAATGCCTCCTCTGATTACTTACCCAG ATTACAGTGTGTGTTACCAGTGCTGCCCCCGTGCCTCAGCCCCCAGACGCCACTGCCTTGTGTGCTGCTGGCTGTGGAGCTGCTCTCCCAGATTGCAGACAGCGACACCCTCGTGCAACAGTTCTGTTCCCATTCAG AACGCTGTCTTCTACTTCTGCTGTACTCATACATCACCTCAAAGCCTGACAAAGCTGCCTCAGAGACACAATGGCTGCAGTTGGAACAAGAG GTGGTCTGGCTCCTAGCCAAGCTGGGCACGCAGACCCCCGGTCCCCCCATCACTGGGTCCGACTGCCTCTGCGGTGTGGAG GCGGTCCGGGCGCTGACGGTGGTGCTGCACCGGCAGTGGCTGACGGTGCGCAGGGCGGGCGCGGCCCTCAGGACGGCCCCGCAGAAGCGCACGGTGCGCTGCCTCCGGCTCGCCGTGCTGCTGCTGCACAGCCTGGCGCAGAAGGACAAGCTGTTCTCCATGCACTGCGTGGAGGTGCTCCATCAGTACGACCAGGGCATCCCGGGGGTCAGCGCCCTCATCCGGGCACTCCCGGACGTCACCGACTGTGAAG AGGCAGCCCTGGATGACCTGTGTGCCACTGAGACCGACATGGACGACATGGAGATGGAGTGTGCCTGA
- the LOC125342540 gene encoding ATR-interacting protein isoform X1 — protein sequence MAGRSMPGSGRRGGSSASFLGTQPENEHPPSKRARGCSPAPGPDTEDPFGEHGELTADDLEELDVLASQALSQCGAETRDMSNVYKVYRFDEMSKSTAGKNRENTPVNDNCQFEVLQTQYKELEKKLKAMEEEVLLKNGEIKILRDSLFQTELVLEEQRKAQFLLEQEKSQVLSEKEKEFSKKLQSLQSELQFKDAEMNELRTKLQSSERANKLVSPSISHVSPRKNPSVVIKPEACSPQFGRTPFPTKESFNANMSVPHQCQIEQRYKSVNRQDKTQGLRIHPIKLEVQHERLADSLLQRTNIQGSILINLLLKQPLVPGSSLGLCYLLSSCSETPSGTFLQPPGLSSTLARISGLRTPGVPTGSFSPSVLREAQNLAFAGLNLIARNEDSPEDNLAEQGQRAFPLCQLPGAIYLLPLVHFFLALHCQALQDVAAARRSGVPGGSPTHAACARSSGGGEASLEDSVCNVEGLCVASLSILHHLVGHSRAVVCLLLSGMGEGNGSWVHRLSCADMDSGPRGPADPPGQHPLLKILLHLLAFSSMPAGSLQASVLSKCLKVLVKLAENASSDYLPRLQCVLPVLPPCLSPQTPLPCVLLAVELLSQIADSDTLVQQFCSHSERCLLLLLYSYITSKPDKAASETQWLQLEQEVVWLLAKLGTQTPGPPITGSDCLCGVEAVRALTVVLHRQWLTVRRAGAALRTAPQKRTVRCLRLAVLLLHSLAQKDKLFSMHCVEVLHQYDQGIPGVSALIRALPDVTDCEEAALDDLCATETDMDDMEMECA from the exons ATGGCTGGCAGATCCATGCCGGggagcgggaggcggggcggatCCTCGGCCTCGTTCCTGGGCACACAGCCCGAGAACGAGCATCCTCCGAGCAAACGGGCCCGGGGCTGCTCGCCGGCCCCGGGCCCGGACACCGAAGACCCATTCGGCGAGCATGGAGAACTGACCGCCGACGATCTGGAGGAACTCGACGTCCTCgcgtcccaggccttgagtcagTGCGGGGCCGAGACCCGAGACATGTCCA atgttTATAAAGTCTACAGATTTGATGAGATGTCAAAAAGTACAgcagggaaaaacagagaaaatactcCAGTTAACGATAACTGTCAATTTGAAGTACTTCAGACACAATACAAAGAACTTGAAAAAAAG CTGAAGGCCATGGAAGAAGAAGTCCTCCTTAAGAatggagaaattaaaattttgcGGGACTCCCTCTTTCAGACAGAACTGGTTCTAGAAGAGCAGAGAAAAGCACAATTCCTTCTCGAGCAAGAGAAAAGCCAAGTActcagtgaaaaagaaaaggaattctcCAAAAAG CTCCAATCATTGCAGTCTGAACTCCAGTTTAAAGATgcagaaatgaatgaattaaGGACAAAACTTCAGAGCAGTGAACGAGCAAATAAACTggtttctccctccatttcccaCGTCAG tcctaggaaaAACCCTTCTGTGGTTATAAAGCCAGAAGCATGTTCACCACAGTTTGGAAGAACACCTTTTCCTACAAAGGAATCTTTTAATGCCAACATGTCTGTTCCTCACCAATGCCAGATAGAGCAAAGATATAAATCTGTGAACAGACAGG ATAAGACCCAGGGTCTGAGAATCCACCCCATAAAGCTAGAAGTACAGCACGAAAGGCTTGCTGACAGCTTGTTGCAGAGAACAAACATTCAAG GTTCCATTTTAATAAACCTGCTCCTGAAGCAGCCTTTGGTTCCAGGATCCTCTTTAGGTCTTtgctacctcttgagtagctgttcAGAGACTCCTTCTGGCACCTTCCTGCAGCCACCGGGGCTTAGCAG TACTCTGGCCAGGATTTCAGGCCTCAGGACCCCAGGTGTCCCCACTGGGTCCTTTTCCCCCTCTGTCCTGAGAGAGGCTCAGAACCTGGCCTTCGCTGGATTGAATCTCATTGCCAGGAACGAAGACTCACCGGAAGACAACCTCGCCGAGCAAGGTCAAAGGGCCTTTCCGCTCTGCCAGCTTCCGGGCGCCATCTACCTCCTGCCCCTGGTGCATTTCTTCCTGGCTTTGCACTGCCAGGCATTACAGGATGTGGCTGCGGCGAGGAGAAGTGGGGTGCCCGGAGGGTCTCCCACACATGCCGCCTGTGCCCGGAGCTCGGGTGGaggagaagccagcctggaggacTCGGTGTGCAACGTGGAAGGCCTGTGTGTGGCCTCCCTTAGCATCCTCCACCATCTTGTGGGCCACAGCCGGGCCGTCGTCTGCCTGCTACTGTCAGGAATGGGGGAAGGAAACGGGAGTTGGGTTCACAGACTGAGCTGTGCAGACATGGACTCGGGCCCCAGGGGGCCGGCTGACCCCCCAGGACAGCACCCACTCTTGAAGATACTTCTGCACCTGCTGGCCTTCTCCTCCATGCCTGCAGGCTCTTTGCAAGCCAGTGTCCTGAGCAAGTGCCTCAAGGTGTTGGTGAAATTAGCTGAAAATGCCTCCTCTGATTACTTACCCAG ATTACAGTGTGTGTTACCAGTGCTGCCCCCGTGCCTCAGCCCCCAGACGCCACTGCCTTGTGTGCTGCTGGCTGTGGAGCTGCTCTCCCAGATTGCAGACAGCGACACCCTCGTGCAACAGTTCTGTTCCCATTCAG AACGCTGTCTTCTACTTCTGCTGTACTCATACATCACCTCAAAGCCTGACAAAGCTGCCTCAGAGACACAATGGCTGCAGTTGGAACAAGAG GTGGTCTGGCTCCTAGCCAAGCTGGGCACGCAGACCCCCGGTCCCCCCATCACTGGGTCCGACTGCCTCTGCGGTGTGGAG GCGGTCCGGGCGCTGACGGTGGTGCTGCACCGGCAGTGGCTGACGGTGCGCAGGGCGGGCGCGGCCCTCAGGACGGCCCCGCAGAAGCGCACGGTGCGCTGCCTCCGGCTCGCCGTGCTGCTGCTGCACAGCCTGGCGCAGAAGGACAAGCTGTTCTCCATGCACTGCGTGGAGGTGCTCCATCAGTACGACCAGGGCATCCCGGGGGTCAGCGCCCTCATCCGGGCACTCCCGGACGTCACCGACTGTGAAG AGGCAGCCCTGGATGACCTGTGTGCCACTGAGACCGACATGGACGACATGGAGATGGAGTGTGCCTGA
- the Trex1 gene encoding three-prime repair exonuclease 1: MDPQASPPGPMQTLIFFDLEATGLPFSQPKITELCLLAVHRRALEHAPPSKGEPPALPRVVDKLSLCVAPGKPCSPAASDITGLSTADLVAHGRQRFDDNLVRLLLAFLQHQPQPWCLVAHNGDRYDFPLLYTELATLGLAEALNGTFCVDSMMAMRALERASSPSERGPRKSYSLGSIYTRLYGQAPTDSHTAEGDVLTLLSICQWKPQALLRWVDTHARPFGTTKPMYEGPAWPRTPLSQSAKPAIVPRGTTANPSPSRHRRSKVTVPPLIKVSGDSMEEGLLVRLGLLVPLSLLALLTLAVATLYRFSPSTPQQ; this comes from the coding sequence ATGGACCCGCAGGCCTCCCCCCCTGGCCCCATGCAGACCTTGATCTTCTTCGACCTGGAAGCCACCGGCCTCCCCTTCTCCCAGCCCAAGATCACAGAACTGTGCCTGCTGGCTGTCCACAGACGGGCCCTGGAGCACGCCCCCCCTTCCAAGGGAGAGCCCCCCGCACTGCCCCGCGTGGTGGACAAGCTCTCCCTGTGCGTGGCTCCGGGAAAGCCCTGTAGCCCGGCGGCCAGCGACATCACCGGCCTGAGCACAGCGGATCTGGTCGCCCACGGGCGACAACGCTTCGATGACAACCTGGTCCGCTTGCTCCTTGCCTTCCTGCAGCACCAGCCCCAACCCTGGTGCCTGGTGGCACACAATGGAGATCGCTACGACTTTCCCCTCCTCTACACCGAGCTGGCCACGCTGGGCCTGGCAGAGGCCCTGAATGGCACCTTCTGTGTGGACAGCATGATGGCCATGAGGGCCTTGGAACGAGCTAGCAGCCCCTCGGAGCGGGGCCCGAGGAAGAGCTACAGCCTGGGAAGCATCTACACCCGCCTGTATGGCCAGGCCCCGACGGACTCCCACACAGCCGAGGGCGATGTGCTCACCTTGCTTAGTATCTGTCAGTGGAAGCCACAGGCCCTGCTGCGGTGGGTGGATACCCACGCCAGACCCTTTGGCACCACCAAGCCCATGTATGAAGGCCCAGCCTGGCCAAGGACCCCCCTGAGCCAATCTGCTAAACCAGCTATTGTGCCACGGGGTACAACTGCAAACCCCAGTCCTAGCAGGCACAGGAGATCCAAGGTGACGGTTCCTCCTCTAATCAAGGTCTCTGGAGACAGCATGGAAGAAGGACTGTTGGTTCGCCTGGGTCTGCTGGTTCCCCTGAGTCTGCTGGCCTTGTTGACCTTGGCAGTAGCCACACTGTATAGGTTTTCTCCATCCACACCACAGCAATAG